CGTTTGTAGCCTTGATGGAAAGAGGTGCGCCCCGCGGCGTTAATCCCCCCCATTCCTACAATAATTGGCAATGCTGTCATGTCGTTCCTACTTCTGAACTAAGATAATGACTTGATTTTAATTGCATTCGAATTTAAGTTTTTACAAAATACGCCACATATAAATCATTTTTCGCCAAAACAAAGAGGTCGGAGCAGATGAAATCCTGTACAAAGGTCGCCATTGTGCTTTACAAGCATATGCTCGTCACCAGTGTTACCTTACCGCTGGAAATGCTCAAAGCTGGACAAGCCTTTGCTAAAGTGCACCTAAAAGCAGCTTATACTCCTTTAGAAATTATGCTTTGCAGCAGCCAAGGCGAGGCAATTAATGCCGATAACTACATGACACTTGAGGCACAAAGCGACTTCAGTTCATTACCTTTGTATGACTACATTATTGTGCCAAGCATATGGCGAAATCCAAGACCTATCGTAAGACAAAACCAAGCGTTGAGTGAGTCGCTTGCCGATGCGTGGGTAACAGGAAGCACACTGATAGGCGTTGGCACAGGCGTTTGCTTTTTAGCAAATTCTGGCCTGCTTGACGGACATTCAGCAACGACCCATTGGCATTTTGCCAAACAATTTTCTCAGCTATATCCCAATGTCGAATTAAAACCGGATTACTTTATCACCCAATCAGAGCGGATCTACACCGTAGCCAGCTTAAACGCTCTTGCTGATGTTATTGTTCATATTATTGAGTTACTTTACGGTATCGACGCTGCACACCATGTTCAGCAAAACTTTTCTCATGAAATTCGTAAGCCTTACGAAGAGCAGCGTTACTTAGAAGGCGCTGTGGACCGTCATGCCGACGAGCAAATTGCCGCGATTCAGTTTTGGCTGAAAAATAACGCCGCATCGGAACTCTCTTTACCCGCTGTCGCGGCGCAATTTGATTTGAGTTATCGCACCTTTAACCGCCGCTTTAAACAAGCAACTGGACAAACCGCCGTTGCCTACTTGCAACAGGTGCGTATTGAAATGTGTAAAGAGCTACTCGCGAGCAGTAATCTCTCCATTCAAGATATCGCCCTCGCTTCTGGATTTAATTCACAAGGGCAATTAAGTCGGGTCTTTCGGCAATTGATGGGAAAATCACCAAGCACATATCGGGCAATCGTAAGAAAGAAATTGTTCTCGTAGCAACTCGTAGCAAAACGAGAGCAAACCACCCTACAGTATTTGCATCACAGTTAACGTTTGCTGTTGGCCGTTGAAGAAAAATGAAATATCTTGATCTACAGTTAACCCCTTAAGCCGTTTGCCAAGTGGAGCTTCAAACGTTAACACCAGCACAGGTGTTTCTTTATATTGGATTTTTAATCCGCCTTCGCAAGGCGCAAAATAGAACCAATGACAGTTACCCTGCTCATCTTCAATTTCAACTAGTGCGTTATGTGTAATTGTATTGCTCACAGCTAGAGCCAACTGATTCAATATTGTTTGTTTTGCCAAATGCATGGCATCAACGCGCTCACTTTGTCCTTCAGCCAAATACCCATATTCAATACTCAACGAGTCGTATTGTGTTTCAGCAGCACTTTGTTCATGGGTAGCATCAGCACGTGCACTGTTTGCCGCTTCAGTGGCTTCAATCAGCTTTTGTTCAAGTGCAAACTTGAGATATTCGATAAAAACAGATTTATTCATTGGTAATTTACAGCTATTGGATGACTGGTAGTTACAGACTGGCCGTTAACAGTTAGCGCTAAACGTAAAATCCAACGCATAGATTTATCCGTGCATACACCAACCATGGTTTTTGCTATCAGTGTGTTTTTGTCAAAGAACACGGGAATTCTTCCCATGTTCATATTTTCTCCCTCAAGCCATGCCGAAACGACCTCTACTTTAGTCGCACTTTTTAGCCCAATGGTAAATTCTGTTTCAGGTTGAACCTGCTCTGAGCCCAGATAAATCTGCACTTGTGAAGTTAACTCACAGGGCGCTGAAAAATTACAGACATTTCTTGTTACTGAACTTTCACTTTTTTCTGAACTTTCATGTATAATAATAGTCGGGTCTGAACAGGCCACGAGGAAAACACCTAGCAACCCGATTGTTAATTGCTTTGCAATCATGAGGGATTTACCGTCACTTCTGAATCCTGCGCAGTGTACGCAAGTTTCAGGGCAAATGCTAGGTTGCTTAAGAAGCGAACAAAAAGCGCGTGAAAACTTGATTGATGTCATAATTTTAGGCGTTTTAGGTATCTTTTCATAAGCAAAAAAATTATCATTTCCTCGCAAAAATAAAGGTTTCTCGGGCTGGTTAGGTTTTCACTCATCTTTTGAGTTAAAACATGACGGGCTTGAAGAAATATAACTAGGGCCTGTAATTCAGGTAATTCATTTCTAATCGCAATAAATTGCAGCGGAATCCAGAAAATGAGCCAAACAGTAGCATCACAAACTGAGTACAATTATAAAGTTGTACGCCAATTCGCTATCATGACAGTGATTTGGGGCATTGTTGGCATGGGTGTAGGTGTATTTATCGCAGCGCAACTTGCGTGGCCTGCGTTAAACTTCGACATTCCATGGTTAACTTACTCTAGACTTCGTCCGTTACACACGAACGCAGTAATCTTTGCATTTGGTACAAGTGCACTATTTGCAACCTCTTACTATGTTGTTCAGCGCACGTGTCAAACGCGCCTGTTCTCTGACAAACTTGCCGCATTCACCTTCTGGGGTTGGCAAGCCATTATCGTAGCAGCGGCTATCACGCTTCCTCTAGGTATTACTTCTTCAAAAGAATACGCTGAACTAGAGTGGCCGATTGATATCGCAATCGCGGTAGTATGGGTTACTTATGCTGTAGTATTCTTTGGTACTCTTATCAAGCGTAAAGTGTCACACATCTATGTAGCAAACTGGTTCTACGCTGGTTTCATTATCACTGTTGCAGTGCTTCACATTGTAAACAGTATGGCTATCCCTGTATCACTTACTAAATCTTATTCAATCTACGCAGGTGCAGTAGATGCGATGGTTCAGTGGTGGTATGGTCACAACGCAGTAGGCTTCCTACTTACCGCTGGTTTCTTAGGTATGATGTACTACTTCGTACCAAAACAAGCAGGTCGTCCAGTTTACTCTTACCGTCTATCGGTTGTTCACTTCTGGGCACTTGTTTCTCTATATATTTGGGCAGGCCCTCACCACCTTCACTACACAGCACTACCTGACTGGACACAGTCTCTAGGTATGGTGATGTCAGTTATCCTGTTCGTTCCTTCTTGGGGCGGTATGATCAACGGTATCATGACGCTGTCTGGCGCTTGGCACAAACTACGTACTGACCCAGTACTGCGTTTCTTAGTTGTATCTCTATCGTTCTACGGTATGTCTACTTTCGAAGGCCCAATGATGGCTATTAAGTCTGTAAATGCGCTTTCACACTACACAGACTGGACTGTAGGTCACGTACACTCTGGTGCACTAGGCTGGGTTGCAATGATTTCTATCGGTGCAATTTATCACCTAATTCCTGCACTATTTGGTCACGGTAACATGTACAGCATCAAGCTAGTTAACACGCATTTCTGGCTACACACAGTTGGTGTTGTGCTTTATATCGTTGCAATGTGGATCTCTGGTGTTATGCAAGGCCTAATGTGGCGCGCAGTAAATGCTGACGGTACATTAATGTATAGCTTTGTTCAGTCACTAGAAGCTTCTAAGCCTTTCTATATCATGCGATTCCTAGGCGGTGTATTCATCGTAGTTGGCATGCTGGTAATGGCTTACAACGTATTCCGTACGGTTACTGCAAAAAGTGGTCAACTTGCCACTGATGCAAACCCGCAAGTGGCTTAAGGGGTATTGAGTATGAGCAACAATAACTCAACAAACAAACACGAAATCGTTGAAAAGAACGTTGGCCTGATGGCTATCCTAACGGTATTCGCGATTAGCTTCGGTGCACTAGTTGAAATTACTCCACTAATGTTCCAAAAAGATACCACTCAGCCAGTAGAGGGCTTGCGCCCACTAACTGCGCTTGAAATGGAAGGCCGCGACATCTATGTCCGTGAAGGTTGTTACAACTGTCACTCACAAATGGTTCGTCCATTCCGTGATGAGGTTGAGCGCTACGGTCACTACTCTGTAGCAGGTGAGTCTGTATGGGACCACCCATTTCAGTGGGGTTCTAAGCGTACAGGTCCAGATTTGGCACGTGTTGGTCAGCGTTATTCTGACGACTGGCACTATGCGCACTTAATGGATCCTCGCTCGGTGGTACCTGAGTCAAACATGCCTGGCTACCCTTGGCTTGATAGCACTAAAGTAGATACCACGTATACTCTGAAAAAATTACAAGTGTTCCGTGATGCATTTGGTATTGACAAGTCGTCAGACCGCTACAATGGCAAAGGCTACGGTGATGATGCTGAACTGCAAGCACAGGTGGATGAAATCCACGCGATGAACGGTGGCGAAGGTGCAACAGAAATGCAAGCACTTATCGCTTACTTACAGCAACTTGGCACACACTTGAAGTAATTGTTATGGATTACGGCACATACAGAGGCATTTTAACTCTGGTAATTTTGGTACTGTTTTTAGTGATTGTTGTGTGGGCATATAGCAAGCGGTCTAAGCGCCGTTTCGACGACGCTGCTAATGCCATTTTTGAAGACGAGAAAAAACACAACAACACTATCTCTAATGAGGAAAAGGAGTCTGAAAAATGACTAGCTTTTGGAGTATTTGGGTTATCGTACTAACCCTAGCATGTCTAGCTCTGATTTTCGGCCTGCTGATTTGGAACCTGAAAAACTATGTGGGTGTCAAAGAAGGCGAAAGCTGTGGTCACGAGTTCGATGGAATTGAGGAACTAAACAACCCACTACCTAAGTGGTGGACTTACATGTTCTTCGCAACTTTTGTTTGGTCAGTATATTACCTAGCTGCTTACCCAGGTCTTGGTAATTTTGCTGGTTTCTTGAACTGGACCAGCTCTAACCAGGGTATTACTACCTTGGCAGAGTCTAAGAAAGCAGTTGCTGAAGCACATGAAAGTGGCCAGTGGGTACAACTTGATAAAGAAGTTGAAGCGGCACAAGACCGTTTTGGTCCTATCTTCCAAGAATTTGCAAAACAAGACGTACTTGCGCTTGCAAAGAATGAAGAAGCACTTGAAATCGGTCAGCGTTTATTCTCGCAAAACTGCGCTCAGTGTCACGGCTCAGATGCTCGTGGTGGTGCAGGCTTCCCTAACCTAACTGACAAAGACTGGTTATATGGCGGCACGCCTGACAAGATCAAAGAAACACTGCTTAACGGTCGTGTTGCCGCGATGCCACCTTGGCAAGACGCGCTTGGTGATCAAGGCATAAAAGAAATGACTGCTTATGTGCTAAGTCTTTCTGGACGTACTGTTAACCAAAAAGATGCTGACGCAGGTAAAGCTAAGTTTGCAATGTGTGCAGCTTGTCACGGTATGGATGGTAAAGGTTCTGTTGCACACAACCTACCATTCGGTGCACCAAACTTAACCGACAATATCTGGCTATATGGTGGTTCTCAACGTGCAGTTGAAGACACGCTTCGCCACGGTCGTGCGGGTGTAATGCCAGCATGGAAAGATATCTTAGGTGAAGATAAAGTACACCTTCTAACAGCGTATGTTTATAGCTTGTCACAAGACCAATAAGCTTAGCTTTTAGAACATTATTTGAGATCAAAAAAGCCTCCATTTGGAGGCTTTTTTTTAGGTATTTACCGCAACTTACGGTAGAATACGAGCAAGTTTTATAGCCATGTGAGCAACTATGAACCCTACCCCTTGGTATAAGAATTTTTGGCCTTGGTTTTTAATTTTTTTCCCACTTGTTACTGTTGTTGCCTGTGTTTTTCTCATCACGTTTGCAGTCGGTAATGGTCCTGATATGGTCGTTGATGACTATTACAAAAAAGGTAAAGCAATCAACCTTGAACTGAGTAAGTTTGATAAAGCAAAAGCGCTCTATTTACATGGTGATCTGCAAGTAGCAGAGCAAAAAGTCACCTTTAAATTTACTAAGGGCGACGCTTCTAAAGTTCATGCATTAAAGCTCTCGTTTTACCACCGCACTATTGAGAAATACGATTTTGCAGTCACACTGACTAAAAATGCCAGCGGCGAGTTTACTGGCTTATTTGATGAACCACATAGCGGTGTGTTCACGGTATTTATAGAGCCTATGGACAACAGTTGGAAAATGAAGGAAAAAATCCAACTGCCACATGATGGTATTATCGCGGTCACTCCACAGTATAAGTAAGCTGCCATGGCAAATTCGTGTTTTCATTGTTTGGAGCCTATTCCTAAAGGGTTTGTAGGCTCGGTTACCTTTGAGGGTAGCGCACAACCGGTTTGCTGTATTGGCTGCCAAGCCGTTGCCGAAACCATTATTTCTCAAGGTATGAGTGACTACTACACTTACCGCACCGAAAGTGCAGGTAAAGTTGAAGAGCTTGTACCTGAGCAACTCAAAATGCTACTCAGCTATGATAACAATGAAATCCAAGAAGATTTCGTCGAAATTAGCGGTGAGCACAAAGAGGTACTGCTCAGTGTTGAAGGGATAAGCTGTGCAGCTTGTGCTTGGCTTATCGAAAAGCAACTGCTGGCGCTTGGCGGTATCGTTCGTGTTGATGTTAATACCTCCACCCATCGCGCCATGATTGTATGGCAAGATAAACACGTTAAGCTAAGCGATATCATCAAATCCTTGATGGAAATCGGCTATAAGGCCTACCCGTTTCAAGCCGATGAAGAAGCCGCACAGAAGCAAGCCGTAGCGAAAGCGTATATCCGTCGTTTAGGTGTTGCTGGCCTCATGACTATGCAAGTGATGATGTTTGCATTTGCCATGTACTTTGGCATGTTTTCTGGCATGGAAGAAGACTTTGAACAGTACTTTCGTTGGATAAGTCTCGTGCTTGCCTCCCCTGTTATTCTATATTCAGCGATGCCATTTTTAACGAATGCGGTTAAAGGTCTGAAAGCTAAACAACTGAATATGGATCTCCCTGTTTCACTTGCCATATTCGGAGCCTACGGCGCCAGCACTTACGCTACTTTTATGGAAGTCGGCGAAGTCTATTTTGAATCCATCTGTATGTTTACCTTCTTGCTGTTATTAGGTAAATATCTTGAGTTTAGGGCCAGACTCAAAGCCAGTGAGTTTACTGCAAATCTACAGAAATTGCTGCCATTGACCGCCAGAAAGGTTGATGAGAATAACAATGAGCAACATATTGCCGCCAAAAAACTAAAACTGAACGATCTTATATTAGTTAAGGCTGGAGAAACTATCCCTGCGGATGGCTTAGTGATCAAAGGCCATACTACCGTTGATGAGTCGATGATGACAGGTGAACATTTGCCAGTTAAAAAATATCAAGGCCATCAAGTGTATGCAGGAACGGTGAATCACGACGGTGTAATTACGCTAGAGATCAATAAAATTGGGCAAAACACCCTGCTCAACCAGATTATTCGACTGCAACATAATGCGCTCACCAAACGCCCTAAGTTGGTGGAAATCACAGATAAAGTCGCTCAGTGGTTTGTTGCCTGTCTATTAGTTTTTGCCTCAATCACCGCCATTGGCTGGTACCCAATTTCACCAGATAAGGCTTTTTGGGTCACTATCTCGGTGCTTGTGGCGACCTGTCCATGTGCATTAAGCCTTGCTATTCCAACTGCGCTTACCTGTGCTGTCGCGTCTCTCACAAAGAAAGGGATCTTGATTAAAGAGTCCCATGTTTTAGAAACGGCGACCAAATTAACGCGTGTTGCCTTTGACAAAACGGGCACACTGACCGAGGGCCGTTTCTCAATCAAACATATCGAATTGCTGCAAACGGAATATAACGAGCAACAAGTCTTGGATTTCGCCGCAGCGTTAGAGCGCTTTTCTGAGCACCCTATCGCTCGCGCATTTGCGCATATCACCCCAACCGAAAACCTAGTCCAAGACGTTGAAGTTGTGGCAGGTTCAGGTATCCGTGGTCACTGGCAAGGAGTCACCATTGCCCTTGGGAAAAGCCATTGGTTTGATAACCACGCGTCATTTGCTCAAGCAACCTTGTTCATTGACAACAACGCAGTCGCTGACTTTTACTTCAATGACAAAGTAAAAAGCAATGCTGA
This portion of the Pseudoalteromonas sp. GCY genome encodes:
- a CDS encoding transcription elongation factor GreAB, with the protein product MNKSVFIEYLKFALEQKLIEATEAANSARADATHEQSAAETQYDSLSIEYGYLAEGQSERVDAMHLAKQTILNQLALAVSNTITHNALVEIEDEQGNCHWFYFAPCEGGLKIQYKETPVLVLTFEAPLGKRLKGLTVDQDISFFFNGQQQTLTVMQIL
- a CDS encoding GlxA family transcriptional regulator, which gives rise to MKSCTKVAIVLYKHMLVTSVTLPLEMLKAGQAFAKVHLKAAYTPLEIMLCSSQGEAINADNYMTLEAQSDFSSLPLYDYIIVPSIWRNPRPIVRQNQALSESLADAWVTGSTLIGVGTGVCFLANSGLLDGHSATTHWHFAKQFSQLYPNVELKPDYFITQSERIYTVASLNALADVIVHIIELLYGIDAAHHVQQNFSHEIRKPYEEQRYLEGAVDRHADEQIAAIQFWLKNNAASELSLPAVAAQFDLSYRTFNRRFKQATGQTAVAYLQQVRIEMCKELLASSNLSIQDIALASGFNSQGQLSRVFRQLMGKSPSTYRAIVRKKLFS
- a CDS encoding cbb3-type cytochrome oxidase subunit 3; translated protein: MDYGTYRGILTLVILVLFLVIVVWAYSKRSKRRFDDAANAIFEDEKKHNNTISNEEKESEK
- the ccoP gene encoding cytochrome-c oxidase, cbb3-type subunit III, which codes for MTSFWSIWVIVLTLACLALIFGLLIWNLKNYVGVKEGESCGHEFDGIEELNNPLPKWWTYMFFATFVWSVYYLAAYPGLGNFAGFLNWTSSNQGITTLAESKKAVAEAHESGQWVQLDKEVEAAQDRFGPIFQEFAKQDVLALAKNEEALEIGQRLFSQNCAQCHGSDARGGAGFPNLTDKDWLYGGTPDKIKETLLNGRVAAMPPWQDALGDQGIKEMTAYVLSLSGRTVNQKDADAGKAKFAMCAACHGMDGKGSVAHNLPFGAPNLTDNIWLYGGSQRAVEDTLRHGRAGVMPAWKDILGEDKVHLLTAYVYSLSQDQ
- a CDS encoding FixH family protein, yielding MNPTPWYKNFWPWFLIFFPLVTVVACVFLITFAVGNGPDMVVDDYYKKGKAINLELSKFDKAKALYLHGDLQVAEQKVTFKFTKGDASKVHALKLSFYHRTIEKYDFAVTLTKNASGEFTGLFDEPHSGVFTVFIEPMDNSWKMKEKIQLPHDGIIAVTPQYK
- a CDS encoding heavy metal translocating P-type ATPase, which encodes MANSCFHCLEPIPKGFVGSVTFEGSAQPVCCIGCQAVAETIISQGMSDYYTYRTESAGKVEELVPEQLKMLLSYDNNEIQEDFVEISGEHKEVLLSVEGISCAACAWLIEKQLLALGGIVRVDVNTSTHRAMIVWQDKHVKLSDIIKSLMEIGYKAYPFQADEEAAQKQAVAKAYIRRLGVAGLMTMQVMMFAFAMYFGMFSGMEEDFEQYFRWISLVLASPVILYSAMPFLTNAVKGLKAKQLNMDLPVSLAIFGAYGASTYATFMEVGEVYFESICMFTFLLLLGKYLEFRARLKASEFTANLQKLLPLTARKVDENNNEQHIAAKKLKLNDLILVKAGETIPADGLVIKGHTTVDESMMTGEHLPVKKYQGHQVYAGTVNHDGVITLEINKIGQNTLLNQIIRLQHNALTKRPKLVEITDKVAQWFVACLLVFASITAIGWYPISPDKAFWVTISVLVATCPCALSLAIPTALTCAVASLTKKGILIKESHVLETATKLTRVAFDKTGTLTEGRFSIKHIELLQTEYNEQQVLDFAAALERFSEHPIARAFAHITPTENLVQDVEVVAGSGIRGHWQGVTIALGKSHWFDNHASFAQATLFIDNNAVADFYFNDKVKSNAETVVEQLQQAGLTCHMLTGDSSNAGKELSQQLALDSYQSACTPEIKQQAVEAWSKQGEIVAMVGDGINDSPVFNSAHLSVAMDTGADISKNTADVVLLNSDLNAILALQQVAKQTRRIVKQNLTISLLYNGSILPLAALGLIPPWIAVIGMSASSIIVIGNSLRLLKL
- the ccoO gene encoding cytochrome-c oxidase, cbb3-type subunit II, whose protein sequence is MSNNNSTNKHEIVEKNVGLMAILTVFAISFGALVEITPLMFQKDTTQPVEGLRPLTALEMEGRDIYVREGCYNCHSQMVRPFRDEVERYGHYSVAGESVWDHPFQWGSKRTGPDLARVGQRYSDDWHYAHLMDPRSVVPESNMPGYPWLDSTKVDTTYTLKKLQVFRDAFGIDKSSDRYNGKGYGDDAELQAQVDEIHAMNGGEGATEMQALIAYLQQLGTHLK
- the ccoN gene encoding cytochrome-c oxidase, cbb3-type subunit I, translated to MSQTVASQTEYNYKVVRQFAIMTVIWGIVGMGVGVFIAAQLAWPALNFDIPWLTYSRLRPLHTNAVIFAFGTSALFATSYYVVQRTCQTRLFSDKLAAFTFWGWQAIIVAAAITLPLGITSSKEYAELEWPIDIAIAVVWVTYAVVFFGTLIKRKVSHIYVANWFYAGFIITVAVLHIVNSMAIPVSLTKSYSIYAGAVDAMVQWWYGHNAVGFLLTAGFLGMMYYFVPKQAGRPVYSYRLSVVHFWALVSLYIWAGPHHLHYTALPDWTQSLGMVMSVILFVPSWGGMINGIMTLSGAWHKLRTDPVLRFLVVSLSFYGMSTFEGPMMAIKSVNALSHYTDWTVGHVHSGALGWVAMISIGAIYHLIPALFGHGNMYSIKLVNTHFWLHTVGVVLYIVAMWISGVMQGLMWRAVNADGTLMYSFVQSLEASKPFYIMRFLGGVFIVVGMLVMAYNVFRTVTAKSGQLATDANPQVA